The Chanos chanos chromosome 9, fChaCha1.1, whole genome shotgun sequence genome includes the window tatgtgtgtgtgtgtgtgtgcgtgtatatgtatgtatgtatctatgtatgtatatgaaagTAGATGTATAAGGCATGCTTCACTGTCAGTTGATTTCTTTGGTTGAAATCATATTCTGTTTTCATGACAATTTTAAAAAACTGCTGAAGCAAATCTTTCTATTGGCTATGCCATAACAGTCCGTGTAAGTAcaattcaaactttttttttttaaatctttttttgcAAGTGACCAGGGCAAACATACATTCATCTTAAATTAAGGTGCCAAGATATTTGCATAAGCAAGTGTATAAGAAGAGTGCAGAAGaaccaaaaaattaaaaatgaggtGCAATATTTCCCAAGCTATTCATGCTCAATGATTGAAAACATCCTGATTCTGGTTTTCATGAGTGCAATGTTGATCTAGGTTTAGTAGGACCTACATGTGTGGGGGTTGTTTTGTCCTTCAAACTAGGACACTCTGTCCACCTCAAAGGTGGATTCGTAAGGCCCTCAGCTCTCCCAGTTCATTTTTCCAAAATTACACTATGTATGAGAGCACTGTGAATAAACCCATGATCTTCACAGATCTTTTCTTCAGGATCTGGTTGAAAGGAGAGTTTCTAGAGACAGCTGTACCCAGCCAAAGGGAATAACCAGCCATTTGCAAAGCATTTCAGTATGATTTTTTTGGCCTTCACCTTCATCATGTCAATCAGATTGTCTCTGCAGCTATCCTTTTGCCAGTTTATTTGAATCCTGGCCATGCCCTGTCACCAAATGAGCCATCCCCAGTGCAAGAAAGAGGGGAAGGTGCTCCAGGAGTGTAAAGGTCGGAATCTGTGTCTGATTCACCCTCGGCCAGATAGGGCCGGATACGGGTGCAGAGTGCTCCCCCTACCCCGCCACCACTACCAAAAAGCCCCAGGCCTGTGGGTTGCATGTAGTCCTCCTCCCGAGCCTGAGAGATGCTGAAGCCGCTGAAGGATCGCTCCAGCTCTTCATGGTCCACCGAGGGGATGGACAAGGATGTGTCGCTCTCCACGGCCTGGGTTTGCTGCCACGGGCGTCTGGATCTCCGCTGCCGGCCGCCTTCCCCAGCTTCGGGCGGCGGCGGGGGGGGAATCCGATACAAAGAGGGGTCATCAGTGCCCACGGGCGAAACCCCTCGGCTGTTGTTCCAGAGGGGAACGTTCAGCGGCTGCTCTCCGTGCTGCTGCCAGGACGTGGACGGTCGACACTGGCTGTCGACCGAAGGGGAGCTGGCCTGGCCCTGACCTGCTCCCGATTTGTCTCCCACAGCAGACACACTcttgctcctcttctcttctttttcgtCTTGGCCGCTCTTGTCCTCGGGGCTGTGGTACGGAGGTGCAGGATCAGGTATCTTGAAGCCCAGCAGAGCTTCAGTCTCCGAGCGTGGAAGGCCCATCCGCTGGGCATATACGTTCACCAGGAAATCCAGTTTCCTGTCCATGGCACCAACCTGAGATTAAGAAAGTTAAAACCTCTTGAGGGAGTGAGTAAGGCTTTTGAACAAATAGTGGGTTATGCTTTGAAATGATCACCATCCCAACATAAGACAGCATTGCTGGAATTATTAAGCGCTACAATGCTTAAGTTCTGAGTACTGTCACCTCAGGTTTGCTCATTGAGGGTCTAATGCATGGTACTCTGTAAAGCTTTTTTCTGACAATGTCCACTGTAAGAAGCACTGAATGGATAAAACTGAATtggattgaattgaattgaatcatACCAAATGCAGGTAAATTCTATCACCAGAAATGCACAACTTAATCTACTTATTAATGTATACTTCATGAATCTCTTGCTGTTTTACTCAAGCATGTTAGTACTGAACTGAAGACATGTGGTACATCTGGCTGAACCAAGAGTATTCAAATGTCCAGATTAGAGATGCGCTATAATATCCCACATGCTCTAGAGGCTACTTCACCTGTTTCTCCATCTTCCCCAAACGACCCATCATGCTCGGGTCCTCGGCAGCCTCGCCCTCCCCGGTGCTCTTGggcttgtctttctctcctgctggaGGACCTTTACCTACAATCTGGTCCACTCTGACCATTTAAAAAAACCATCACCATGCTTTCATTCAGTGACTTTCTTCCTTCACACTAAAATGCACATCACCCGAaagaacatgtttttgtgttgacttaaaaaaaaaaaattaaatatgaatgaaacacTAACATGCATATTTATCGAATTTCAAGAAGAGCCACGAAAAACAATCAAAGTAAAGGAGCACAAACAGTGAGACTGTTTAAACGTTGGAAGAGATGGATACGGACAGATTGGACAGCAAATTTCTCTCGACTTGGAAGGGCATCACCAAATGTAAATGAGATACGCAACCTGCTGTAACTTCCTGGATGACTATTGAGTGCTTAAACCAAATGTCCCATTTTAGCGGAAACTGCAGAGGAGTGCAACACAGGAAGTCGTGCATGTGATCACCAAGTCAGAGctcatgttaaaaaaacaaaacaaaacaaaaaaaaaaaaagcagcgttGCATTTCTCTGCTTCTGAGTGTGCATTCATGACTTAATAACAGATAGTGACTGTCTCCCATTAGCTGTGTCTCCATTATTGAAAGGAAAATAACATGAGGTAAGAAGTTGTTTTTGGACACAtcaaggaaaaagaagaaaaacagaaaatacgaCAAGACAAAGACACCACTCGGTCTCATGCTTTATGATGCTTCATGCGTCATCGATTTTTGCATTCTGCTTGCCATcctctgttttattattattacttctTAAAATTATTCTTTACCTTAAagacatgcacatatacattaTCCCTCTTTAGCTAGCTGCATGACTGCTACTCAGAGCATATCATTTgtgaatatacattttttaGTACAGGATAATGCAAAAACTGTGGTGCAGAAACTGTAGCTCACATGTCATTTCACATAGACACCACTTCCCCAATGTTGAACCACAAAATCCTCCCTCTGTGACCTTAGCTCATATATGTAATAAAATGTCTGAAAGAGTAGTTTTGAGCAGTCATACAGCATATATAGGAAATATGATTCTGTGTTAAGAAGAGAAGTATTGCACTTGTTTATTACTGGACAGCATTTCGGTTAAAACAGCAAAAGCTGAGTAGAAAGAATATGAAAAGGACACGCTGAGCGTaaacatttttatcagttatatTGGTTCTACAATGAACACTGCCTGTTAAATACTCACTGCacaatttaaaaatgcacatttgaTTATGCATATTATCATATGCATTTACTCCTCAATACTGTCCAATAACAATCAATTTACTCTGAATAACTGTCTGTTTCCTTTGTATATTTACATACTTTTTATGGCGTGGGGTCGAAGGGGGAGGGGGACCCACGATCATATCTATCCTGGCAAAGTAACATAGAGAAGACATGGGCGCAAAGCATCATAAAGCAAAACATGAAGAGCAACCCCAGTGACACTTactgcagaggaaaacaaataagTAAGAATATATTCCATACACAGATCTgccatcacacatacacagataaccaCTTCTACACGTAGCATGCTGTCTTTACATCTGCCATAGAAATGGTTCTATCCTGTTGGAATATATTGGTATATGTGCAAAATGTTTGCCTTCAAGCAACACATACAAGTCTTATTTGAGGCAGTAGGAGTGcaatggggaggggggaggctGAAGAAGGTAAAACCAACCTTCCACCATCATTTTTCAACACATTCCCACTTGGAGATGTGTAAAAATGAGTAATGTAAAGTATACTGTGAAAAGGCTGACCTTTTGTGAACCCAGAACTAAATGTGTCGGGAAACTATGGCAGCACAGATGAGATATGTTGCCATGCGTGTGACACAGCTCTGTTTCATCGCAATAAATCACGGACTCAGTGAAACCTCTTTTGTCGCTCCTGTTAGCATTATATTAATTCGTAGAAATACGCCCAAGTAGTTCTTATAGAACCATAGACATCTGGGACATGTATAGTTTTTCTGGTATAAGTCCATTTCTTTCCGAAATTCACAAGTTAGCCAGCTAACTGCCTGAGAAAAAATTGTGTTGCTAGCATCCATTGATTACCTAAGACCAAAAATCAACCAGAGAGCTACATTCGAGCAATATTAACTTGTCATGTTGCAGGAAAGGTaattaaacaaatgcaaataacaATTCCACAACAAAATATGTGTTGAACTGTTCCTAGCTAATGAGTTCCAAGATAGCTGTCACTCCCTCCCACCAACGGCAATTGTATGGTCCCCTTTGACTTATTCTGGGTGAATCACACAGTCTCTGTAAtacttaattttgttttcttccatgAAAGTCCTCAGTTCTTCATTAGTTTTCTCAATAACCTAAAGTGCACTTGGTTGTCATAATGCTAACTGAGGGCATATTGTACCTGAACACTAGGGTGCAGTGTTTCTCAGACAAAATCAAAGCAGTGTTTGAACTGCGTCAAATGTCACTAAAAAGAAGCTgtcaaacttttattttgaaaaaggtAGCACAGAACTGAGCACGTGCAGCTGAGGGCCTTGCCTGGACTGCAGGTTCTTGATGCGGGAGAGCATGTCGAGATGACCAGCCGAGTACTGCTCTATCACATCCATCACGTCATAAGGCCTTAAGCTCTCCTTAAACCTCCTCTTGGACACCAGGAATCTCATGATGCTAAGATGAATGAAATTATTGCATCAAAGCCATTAAAGTTGTCTGTTACAGTGCTCGGCAATAAATGTACAATGGAATATATATTCACCTTTTGAAATCAACAAGCATGATGCGTTCTCCTATTTGTCACCATAGTTTTCAGCTTTATGTACTAGTACTACCACATTATGACTGGTTGGATTTCCCCTCATTTATTAAATGGCATACCTCAGAGATGATGgattacacatacatataacatGTTTTGCATACTCCAATAGTAATAATTTTCTGTATCTAACTTAAGGCATTATATGGTGGTACCTGTTGTGCAGCTGCCATTATTATAATACTATGCAGctacatttaatatttaatgcatATTTGGCTTACCACACTGCCCTTATAGCGACCTTCAACCCAGGAGATAAATCCTGAAGAAACTCACAATGGCAGGTCTTATCATCTCCAAAATCATCGCGAGGAAGGCTAGCCCCTACAAAAGAGAAATCCAGGACAGTGTCACAGTGCTGTACCACAGACAGTTACAGTGTTTGTTATGAGTGGTCATAAAAAATGATGGATGTCTAGGTTTCGTAATTGAGGTACCATACCAGTGCCACCACGAAAAAGTTCAACTTAAGCTTTATAACTGTCTGATATGGATACATTCCCCCTATTTGGCCTCTTGCCATTGGTTAGCAAAAATTCATCTCAGAGAGTAAAAACTGAAGTAAAGTGGCAAAATTACAACCTGCAAGAATGCTGGGAGATAAAAAGAGGTAAACATATGAAAGTTAGCATTTGACATAGAATTACCTGTTTTGAGTGATCACTGAGTGGTCATTTTATCAGCAATGTTTTTTGTAGCAGttttatgagagagacagaagcccATCCTTCAATGGGTGATCCTGCAGGTGAGTTAAAACCATGCACAGTTTCCTGCTAGCCCTGTTACAGTTTTGAGAGTGTGACAAAAGCTAACAAAACTAGCATCACGCAGTTTATGTGCCCAGTTAGTGCTAAGCCAACAGTGTTATTTCTCATTCTGAAAGTTAAAGGGGAGTGGAATAAAATTATATGACCCTGCATGATCATACAGAGTTACCTCTGAACAGATCATGTCGTCTTTATGTCACACAAACAGGCTGAAACACCACTAAACAAGTGGTCACAGCCTATTCACATGACATAATGACCCGTAAGTAAGCAGATTCTGCGGCACATTGCTAActgttacacaaacaaactaacGTCTTTGGGACAGTTCTTCATGCAGGTCAAAAGCAAAGAAAGGGAAAACAGCCAAAATAACACTAACTCTCAGTGTCAAGGCTTCACTTTACATTCTGTCATAACGGCAGTGTGCCAGTCCTTTAGTGTAATGAAAAAGGTTGATATGACGTCAAGATTACTTGCGTTATATCAGAAAGGTATTCTGAGGAGAACAGCATTGTCAGTGACTTCTGCACGCGTATGACAGAGGGTGTAAATGAGGCGCGACTAATTCTACACAGGCAAGCTGCCACTCAGGCCCATTAATGCCATTTTTTTGGACATGCAAGACTTCCTTTCGCCAACTACAATGGCTCAGATGAGGTTTATTTTAATTTGGCTGTTGCCATTAAACCCCCTAGACAAATTAGTATCTCTTACTGATCAACCCCTCAATCGCTGCACAAgatgtggagaagagagagagatgagaaaaagaaaatagttATAGATTTAACAGAAAATGAAGCAATGTCAATGCACTAAAGTGTAAATGCTATACAACGCGTGAGTAAACGGTAAAACGCTTATTGGGAGAACATAAATAAGTTTATCTTGTGTTCTCATTTCCAGATGACCAGTCTGCCATAAAAATGGTACTCTTGATTATGCTTTAAATCAAGCTGCATTCACACCTGTGTAGATGCATTCTTAGAATGACTGTGTAAAAGATGTTACACAGTAACTGCTATATTGGACAGATGTTAATGGTTAGGCCTTAGTAACAAGTGCTGTTCATGATACAGTAATTTCATAAGTATCCAGTGAAGCTAATGTAAATTCTAATATATATATCAGACTTTTATATAATTCAAATGAACTTTTCTGATTCCAAATTTCCGATGACTATGCTAATGTCTAGCCTTATAGCCTAACCTGGGGAGCTCTTCAGTCCAAAGTCTTCATCCTGCATCTCAATCAGCACTTTGCAATTCAGTCCAatggaagagaaatgaaaaagaaaccaaTGAGAGCGCTTGTTGGGAAATTGAAAATAGAAGTAAATGACTATTTTTGCTCAGTTGATCACAGGACAAACACGTAAatgcagaggaagagaaatgtgTAAAGAACCAGTAACCTTTCTGACAACTGTATCTTTGTCTGCCCATTTGAATTTGCAATCTCTAGGCCACTACATAACATGGTATCTTTGAAAGAGGCAAAGTCAAGAACTTCCTTTCTATTTAATGACATATCGTTGACACCATCCTTTTAACACAACATTCTGGCACAACAGAGCGACAGCTGGTTTCATGCCAAAGGACACAACCTGTCCTTGCTAGgtgctgacttttttttatcagaggtCAAAACTGAACTTCGGAAAGACACGCAGGAGGAAAAAGCTAGAGAGACAGCTCTGAGCGTGTCAGGATTCTCTGACCTTCCGAGTTCTGGCGGGTGGTACCGTCCTTGATCTTGAACGTAGTTCTGCGGGATCCGCGTTCGGTGAAGCTCCAGCTCTTGGTCACTTTGTTAGggctctcctctgctccttcctCAGCTCCTGGGCCTTTGGTCTCTTTAGTCCCAGCACTCTTAGAAGGACTGGTGAAAACCTTCTCTTTCAAACTGGGCTTGCGGCTATTAGAAACATATTGTGGGCAAATGAGACGCACAGGTGCATGACACATGTCCAGTGTTATTTGGTGCGGTGTGGGAAGAGTGGGAAACAAACAGTGTAAGTTTATGGCTGTGTTCATTTGGTTGAACCTTTTCCTCTGAATTTAGAATAACATGTACATCACACCCTCCAAGAGCAGCATGTCAGACAAATCAAACCAGATTCCAAAATGCTTCAAGCAGCACTCATCAGTTACACTTATCtggtacatttttatttttgatgccACTCTTAGCTTACTGAGGCTAACATCATATGTGAGAGTCAAGAGTAGTTGATAACCTGAAAGATATCAAGTGAAATGCAGGCTCCAAACTATTCGGTGGTAATGGAAAGCCATACCTGCATGTCTTAAAGTGAAGCAAAGGTGAACTGCTACCTCTCATCAATTTGTTCACgtgttaaatattcatgaaaaagAGGCAGCACAAAAGAAAGAGGTGACATACATTCATCATGCAGGAGAAGCCtgcagtcattcatttttttcattggacAAGCCTTTGGTGTGACTCCACCCCCTAATTGTTATGCAGTTTAGAAATTCAATAGAACATATCATCTCCTCTGAGGAAGCTCAGGATTTCATATTCCAAAATGTATTGTAATGAAATTTTAACATTAATCGAATCAGTCAATCAGGGATACAATATGGCACTATGTAAAATGACTGGTGGTTTGAAGGCAAAGATAATGGAGAGATATTATCAGTTGCTTATTAAATACAGATATTTTGTAGGTGGACAGACATAGTGatattgtttgggtttttttttctttagatatATGCTACgtgcacaaaaaaagagaaatggataGCATTCTTACAAACATGCTAAACATCTCCATATTTTTGAAGAAGCAGTCCTCATGCAGCCAGAGTCACAGAGGATGCAACTGAACAACGTTAGGAAAGCCATGCACAAACAACAAACTCAAAATATATACATGGTAAATGGAATCAAGGCAGCTTTCATACCGCTATGGCTGCAGTTAAAAGCTTTGAAAAGTGATTCCCAGTGTAACATGAGTTAATCACAGCACAAAAatacaagtaaataaataaatccacaaATAGGAGCATTCTCTCTgcaatccaaaaacaaaaaattccaaaaaCAAATGCCTGCTTTTCATGTTCAGATGGGCACAAGAATGATTATAATTCTGTAGCAGGACTTCAGAACAGGAATGAGTCAGAATATGACAATAGATCATGTGCTTCACATCtccaaaataaacaagtaaatgatGACATCTGACCACAGGAATCTCTGAGATAATGTATATTGTTAAAAAAAGGGTGAAATCATAGATAGGAAGGAAAGATAGAGATTCAAATGCTTGAAAAGAAACTTCTAGACGTGCAGACATTAGTATCTGTGTGCAACGGTACCTAGGATTTCTTGGGCAGCACCCAcagagtgtgtctttgtgtgataTCTCACTACTGCAAATGTGGTGCAGTGGGTTTTAAGGGAGACAAAGAGATTACAGAAGCAATGGTCACAATGGTAGAAGTTGTGTTCATGATGTACACTTTGGATTGTTGTCATGTGAATGCAGCAGAATggtatttacattaaaaaataaaaaatgagaaatCTCCAATGGTTTTAACCTCTTGGAAAAACCAAAGCCTTGACTAATTCTTTATATTTCATTCTACATATTGTGCCACATTTCTATATCATTATAATTAAATCTGGAGATTAATTAAGGAAAGGTTTTGGAAAGGATTATATATTACTATTCTGTATTATATGAGTAATCCTGAGTGGTATTGGAGGAATTTTGCCCTGAAGGACCGCGGGCCACAGGAGACTTGAAATTTAACGCCCAGTTTCACCTTAGgtatatttaattatttctcGAAAATCACACTGTCTCAGTCAGATGTTTCAATAAATATggataaaataaagataaaataggGCTTGTGTGATAGGCATCAAGAGATTCCATCAGTAAGACTTCCTTTCTGACAGAAACattgatgtgagagagagttctgaTTCCATGGCACATTGACCTAAGTacaaaaatgttctctttttgtttagGCTAAAGCTGTAAAACCATCTAAAGGAAAACTTTAAATACTCAGTGAGGTGTGTGATCTTAAAAGCATGACTGTTTCATTCATTGCTATAACATGTATTGAAAAGATATTTCTACAGTTTTGTCATTGGAAATCTTACTGATCTGATATACAGTGGGTTTTGTTCAccgtaaaatgtaaatgtttctaAAAGCATTTTCATGGTTAGCTCATTTATTTGAGTCTCTCAGTGTAAACTGGGATGGATGCACACCTACAAATGCTTCTTGGTGAACAAATACCTTGTCAATTTGAGTCATCATATCTCTCAATGATGTTATGTTACATACATTTTAGAGTGAACCATCCCCTCCTGCATATGCCAGTTAAACTGAAAAGTAGACACATTTCCTAAATACCATTTGTGCTGGGAAATGCTTTGACTTCTGAATGATCAGTGTTTCATATGGGCCAATGGATAATAATATGACTCATATTTAATTAGTATGCAAAGTCCAAATGTTTTAGGAAATACAAATCTTAATGCAATTTGAATTCAGCTGTGTAAATCTTGTCCAACAAAtaagagcgagacagagaattATGGAAGTTAATTCTCGgttcatatgaaaaaaatgaacaggttCTTTGCCTTTTGTTGGTGTTCTGAGCATCAAAAACAATCTTTGAGAGGGcattctttgaaatgttttataaacaaaatgtaaaaataacacATTGACACAGTTTGGAAGCTACCTGTTGTTCAGTGACCAGTATCTGTTTAGTTAAGATATCAAAATTGTGTCatgtctttttcacattttgtcatAAAACACGACAAGAGTGTCCTCtcagagattttatttttatttttatttttttttatgcttggTATATATTTTGTTCCAGGCAAATAGttgttgcttgtttatttgAGATATCTATGCATGTTTATTCTTCAATATATTGGTTAATTGGTTCAGCAGAGCACATAAAAACAAGCCATAAGATATACTGTAGTGCGTTTGTGCTGAAGACAGTGGATGGGAGAAGGGCCAAGTTCTCAGTGTAATTGTCTTAAAAATCTTCAAGTGATAGGTTAGTGAGACTTGTAATCTGAAAAAGAAACGGAGAAGGAAGAATGTAATTACGGACCTGGGAGAGGTCTCTGCCTGGGAATCCTTCCTTTGTTtccagaaaaaggagaagagagatggacaTAGACATCTTTGCTGTGAGACAGTCAGTGTTAATTAAGAAATCTACATGTCCTGACAGAGTTGTACATACGGTAAGGATTAGACGGAGAGGTCAAAAACTTAAGAAAAAGAGTTCATTGGCTTATTGTGGGGTTTGTGCTACCTAAGCATTTTACATACTAGAGGATCTGCAGTCACAGCAGTAATGAGGGGAAGCAAAGCTATGAGAGTTGACTACTTTCCACATGCTGCAATTAATCAATCAGGTTCGTATGGAAACACTGTAAGTTAAGACATCGGGTTAGCGCATCCAGTACATGTAAGCAAAATCGCaaattacagattaaaaaaaataggttTTGTCATAAAACGCCAATCAGTCTGTCATTTTGTATTATGTTCTCCACATTCCCACCTGAATCCGGACTTTCCCTTCAGGCTGCGCAGTAGGTCCAGTTGATTGAGGGGAGGGACAAGTCTGAGGAGTCAAAGGGGGGAGATACAGGGAGAAAGCTGAGTAAAGTCTTAAACAAGATTTAAACAGCATTTCAAC containing:
- the kcnq2a gene encoding potassium voltage-gated channel, KQT-like subfamily, member 2a isoform X4, which encodes MVQKSANGGVYPPPAGEKKLKVGFVGLDPGAAETSRDGALLIAGSESTKRGSILCRPRSSISGGGRAQKRNAGYRRLQNFLYNALERPRGWAFVYHAYVFLLVFSCLVLSVFATIREFKKSSESALYILEIVTIVVFGVEYIVRIWSAGCCCRYRGWRGRLKFARKPFCIIDIMVLFASVSVLAAGSQGNVFATSAIRSLRFLQILRMLRMDRRGGTWKLLGSVVYAHSKELITAWYIGFLCLILASFLVYSVEKDDNEMFETYADALWWGLITLTTIGYGDKFPTTWNGRLIAATFSLIGVAFFALPAGILGSGFALKVQEQHRQKHFEKRRNPAAGLIQAAWRFYATNLSRTDLVSTWDFYEQNVSVPMYRLVPPLNQLDLLRSLKGKSGFRKDSQAETSPSRKPSLKEKVFTSPSKSAGTKETKGPGAEEGAEESPNKVTKSWSFTERGSRRTTFKIKDGTTRQNSEVLIEMQDEDFGLKSSPAIEGLIRASLPRDDFGDDKTCHCEFLQDLSPGLKVAIRAVCIMRFLVSKRRFKESLRPYDVMDVIEQYSAGHLDMLSRIKNLQSRVDQIVGKGPPAGEKDKPKSTGEGEAAEDPSMMGRLGKMEKQVGAMDRKLDFLVNVYAQRMGLPRSETEALLGFKIPDPAPPYHSPEDKSGQDEKEEKRSKSVSAVGDKSGAGQGQASSPSVDSQCRPSTSWQQHGEQPLNVPLWNNSRGVSPVGTDDPSLYRIPPPPPPEAGEGGRQRRSRRPWQQTQAVESDTSLSIPSVDHEELERSFSGFSISQAREEDYMQPTGLGLFGSGGGVGGALCTRIRPYLAEGESDTDSDLYTPGAPSPLSCTGDGSFGDRAWPGFK
- the kcnq2a gene encoding potassium voltage-gated channel, KQT-like subfamily, member 2a isoform X2; protein product: MVQKSANGGVYPPPAGEKKLKVGFVGLDPGAAETSRDGALLIAGSESTKRGSILCRPRSSISGGGRAQKRNAGYRRLQNFLYNALERPRGWAFVYHAYVFLLVFSCLVLSVFATIREFKKSSESALYILEIVTIVVFGVEYIVRIWSAGCCCRYRGWRGRLKFARKPFCIIDIMVLFASVSVLAAGSQGNVFATSAIRSLRFLQILRMLRMDRRGGTWKLLGSVVYAHSKELITAWYIGFLCLILASFLVYSVEKDDNEMFETYADALWWGLITLTTIGYGDKFPTTWNGRLIAATFSLIGVAFFALPAGILGSGFALKVQEQHRQKHFEKRRNPAAGLIQAAWRFYATNLSRTDLVSTWDFYEQNVSVPMYRLVPPLNQLDLLRSLKGKSGFRKDSQAETSPSRKPSLKEKVFTSPSKSAGTKETKGPGAEEGAEESPNKVTKSWSFTERGSRRTTFKIKDGTTRQNSEVLIEMQDEDFGLKSSPAIEGLIRASLPRDDFGDDKTCHCEFLQDLSPGLKVAIRAVCIMRFLVSKRRFKESLRPYDVMDVIEQYSAGHLDMLSRIKNLQSRIDMIVGPPPPSTPRHKKVDQIVGKGPPAGEKDKPKSTGEGEAAEDPSMMGRLGKMEKQVGAMDRKLDFLVNVYAQRMGLPRSETEALLGFKIPDPAPPYHSPEDKSGQDEKEEKRSKSVSAVGDKSGAGQGQASSPSVDSQCRPSTSWQQHGEQPLNVPLWNNSRGVSPVGTDDPSLYRIPPPPPPEAGEGGRQRRSRRPWQQTQAVESDTSLSIPSVDHEELERSFSGFSISQAREEDYMQPTGLGLFGSGGGVGGALCTRIRPYLAEGESDTDSDLYTPGAPSPLSCTGDGSFGDRAWPGFK
- the kcnq2a gene encoding potassium voltage-gated channel, KQT-like subfamily, member 2a isoform X5, whose translation is MVQKSANGGVYPPPAGEKKLKVGFVGLDPGAAETSRDGALLIAGSESTKRGSILCRPRSSISGGGRAQKRNAGYRRLQNFLYNALERPRGWAFVYHAYVFLLVFSCLVLSVFATIREFKKSSESALYILEIVTIVVFGVEYIVRIWSAGCCCRYRGWRGRLKFARKPFCIIDIMVLFASVSVLAAGSQGNVFATSAIRSLRFLQILRMLRMDRRGGTWKLLGSVVYAHSKELITAWYIGFLCLILASFLVYSVEKDDNEMFETYADALWWGLITLTTIGYGDKFPTTWNGRLIAATFSLIGVAFFALPAGILGSGFALKVQEQHRQKHFEKRRNPAAGLIQAAWRFYATNLSRTDLVSTWDFYEQNVSVPMYRLVPPLNQLDLLRSLKGKSGFRKDSQAETSPSRKPSLKEKVFTSPSKSAGTKETKGPGAEEGAEESPNKVTKSWSFTERGSRRTTFKIKDGTTRQNSEVLIEMQDEDFGLKSSPGASLPRDDFGDDKTCHCEFLQDLSPGLKVAIRAVCIMRFLVSKRRFKESLRPYDVMDVIEQYSAGHLDMLSRIKNLQSRVDQIVGKGPPAGEKDKPKSTGEGEAAEDPSMMGRLGKMEKQVGAMDRKLDFLVNVYAQRMGLPRSETEALLGFKIPDPAPPYHSPEDKSGQDEKEEKRSKSVSAVGDKSGAGQGQASSPSVDSQCRPSTSWQQHGEQPLNVPLWNNSRGVSPVGTDDPSLYRIPPPPPPEAGEGGRQRRSRRPWQQTQAVESDTSLSIPSVDHEELERSFSGFSISQAREEDYMQPTGLGLFGSGGGVGGALCTRIRPYLAEGESDTDSDLYTPGAPSPLSCTGDGSFGDRAWPGFK
- the kcnq2a gene encoding potassium voltage-gated channel, KQT-like subfamily, member 2a isoform X3 encodes the protein MVQKSANGGVYPPPAGEKKLKVGFVGLDPGAAETSRDGALLIAGSESTKRGSILCRPRSSISGGGRAQKRNAGYRRLQNFLYNALERPRGWAFVYHAYVFLLVFSCLVLSVFATIREFKKSSESALYILEIVTIVVFGVEYIVRIWSAGCCCRYRGWRGRLKFARKPFCIIDIMVLFASVSVLAAGSQGNVFATSAIRSLRFLQILRMLRMDRRGGTWKLLGSVVYAHSKELITAWYIGFLCLILASFLVYSVEKDDNEMFETYADALWWGLITLTTIGYGDKFPTTWNGRLIAATFSLIGVAFFALPAGILGSGFALKVQEQHRQKHFEKRRNPAAGLIQAAWRFYATNLSRTDLVSTWDFYEQNVSVPMYRLVPPLNQLDLLRSLKGKSGFRKDSQAETSPSRKPSLKEKVFTSPSKSAGTKETKGPGAEEGAEESPNKVTKSWSFTERGSRRTTFKIKDGTTRQNSEVLIEMQDEDFGLKSSPAIEGLIRASLPRDDFGDDKTCHCEFLQDLSPGLKVAIRAVCIMRFLVSKRRFKESLRPYDVMDVIEQYSAGHLDMLSRIKNLQSRIDMIVGPPPPSTPRHKKVDQIVGKGPPAGEKDKPKSTGEGEAAEDPSMMGRLGKMEKQVGAMDRKLDFLVNVYAQRMGLPRSETEALLGFKIPDPAPPYHSPEDKSGQDEKEEKRSKSGQASSPSVDSQCRPSTSWQQHGEQPLNVPLWNNSRGVSPVGTDDPSLYRIPPPPPPEAGEGGRQRRSRRPWQQTQAVESDTSLSIPSVDHEELERSFSGFSISQAREEDYMQPTGLGLFGSGGGVGGALCTRIRPYLAEGESDTDSDLYTPGAPSPLSCTGDGSFGDRAWPGFK